In candidate division Zixibacteria bacterium HGW-Zixibacteria-1, the following are encoded in one genomic region:
- a CDS encoding ADP-ribose pyrophosphatase, translated as METWINKEQKYSGKVVSLVVGEARLEDGGVVWREVINHSGGVAIVPVIDDAVIMVRQFRMAIDREILEIPAGKIDPGEKPEDCARRELEEETGYKAGTLIPAGAFYPSVGYTDEIIHIFLCFELKKANQKLDSDERIRVEKISISDLKKKLAARQLEDSKTIIGLRELFAFLEDK; from the coding sequence ATGGAAACCTGGATAAATAAAGAGCAGAAATACAGCGGCAAGGTTGTCTCGCTGGTGGTCGGCGAGGCGCGACTTGAGGATGGCGGTGTTGTCTGGCGCGAAGTTATCAATCATTCCGGCGGTGTAGCGATTGTGCCGGTTATTGATGATGCGGTCATTATGGTTCGCCAGTTTCGAATGGCTATCGACAGGGAGATTCTGGAAATTCCGGCAGGAAAAATCGATCCGGGGGAGAAGCCGGAAGATTGCGCCCGCCGCGAACTCGAAGAAGAAACCGGCTATAAGGCGGGAACGCTTATTCCGGCCGGGGCGTTTTACCCATCGGTTGGTTATACCGATGAGATAATTCATATATTTCTCTGTTTCGAATTGAAAAAAGCCAATCAGAAACTCGATTCCGACGAGCGGATCAGGGTAGAAAAAATATCTATATCGGATTTGAAGAAAAAACTGGCGGCAAGGCAACTTGAAGACTCAAAGACGATTATTGGTTTGAGGGAATTGTTTGCTTTCCTTGAAGATAAATAA
- the bshB1 gene encoding bacillithiol biosynthesis deacetylase BshB1, which yields MDNKETKTLDVLAIAAHRDDIEITSGGTMIKLADMGYKTGVLDLTQGEMGSKGSAEERERDAVNASEIMGLSWRGNLRLPDAAVEVTYENKLKIANVIRMFKPELVILPFWIQRHPDHLAASQLGYDACFLAGLKKLQIDGEPHRPRKIIYASSFREVKHSFFVDISAQMQRKLESVKAYQSQFDGSPESNRIYKPGVNIFEFMTITAKHYGHMLGVDYAEAFTIKENILIDDPVKMPVRSI from the coding sequence ATGGATAACAAAGAAACCAAAACGCTGGATGTGCTGGCGATTGCCGCGCATCGTGATGATATCGAGATAACCTCCGGCGGGACGATGATCAAGCTGGCCGATATGGGCTACAAAACCGGCGTCCTTGACCTGACACAGGGGGAGATGGGCTCCAAGGGGTCGGCCGAAGAGCGCGAAAGGGATGCCGTCAATGCCTCCGAAATTATGGGGCTGTCATGGCGCGGGAACCTGCGCCTGCCCGATGCGGCGGTCGAAGTCACTTACGAAAACAAGCTCAAAATCGCCAATGTGATCCGCATGTTCAAGCCGGAACTGGTCATCCTGCCGTTCTGGATACAGCGGCATCCCGATCATCTGGCCGCTTCGCAACTGGGCTATGATGCCTGCTTTCTGGCCGGATTGAAGAAACTTCAAATCGACGGTGAACCGCATCGCCCGCGTAAAATTATCTATGCCTCGTCGTTTCGCGAAGTGAAACATTCGTTTTTTGTCGATATCAGCGCGCAGATGCAGCGCAAGCTGGAGTCGGTCAAGGCATATCAGTCGCAGTTCGACGGCTCGCCCGAATCCAACCGGATCTATAAGCCGGGCGTGAATATATTCGAGTTCATGACGATCACGGCCAAACATTACGGCCATATGCTCGGTGTCGATTATGCCGAAGCTTTCACGATCAAGGAAAATATATTGATAGACGATCCGGTCAAGATGCCGGTGCGATCGATATAA
- the bshC gene encoding bacillithiol biosynthesis cysteine-adding enzyme BshC — MISWRGSWDMRPYARFRKKKNSMHENNIKPGAEFNHSALYLDFLKRHERLEKYLYQRSPVEAAAGVRMSKMDRNVLCDVLEKQNKDFNSKPVAFAAIKRLRHPDTLCIFSGQQAGLYGGPLLTLYKAIDVIKRARKLEVELKRPVVPVFWIACDDHDFEEINHTHGLNKDGEPVRLSYAPEGKFGVPVADVCIKNEEKYEELKRETENVFGGTDFSEELLQRLMTCYAFDEGLVRAFARHIADILPDLGLVFFCPHNEIVKMHSRDFFKQLVERQFQIREHLEETERSLMADDYHIQAEKKKTAVHLFYHFPERMPIHYLDDSFVVGEKRLGLTALLDLIDKYPGRFSPDVLTRPIWQSFLFPVVAHTGGPAEIAYFCQIGKLFKLVGLSQPYYYSRVGATLVEKRYEDFLGKYNINLSDLAGDVEQLINRILAGSFPEKLERDIEAGRLKMEKEYTGLTDVIVDFDQSLSPMAEQTWGKIDFALKNLEKKIFSQHKKKMDNTRAQIYRLANALYPDRTLQERMLNINYYISKYGFGIVDYIIEKLDVETSDNQMIYLSQYKA, encoded by the coding sequence ATGATATCGTGGCGTGGTTCATGGGACATGAGACCATACGCCCGATTTCGGAAGAAGAAAAATTCGATGCATGAAAACAATATTAAGCCGGGGGCGGAATTCAATCATTCCGCCCTGTATCTGGATTTTTTGAAACGGCATGAGCGTCTAGAGAAGTACCTGTATCAGCGCAGCCCGGTCGAGGCGGCGGCCGGTGTCAGGATGTCAAAGATGGACCGTAATGTTCTTTGCGACGTCCTCGAAAAACAGAACAAGGATTTTAATTCAAAACCGGTTGCTTTTGCGGCCATAAAAAGACTTCGCCATCCGGATACCCTGTGTATTTTCAGCGGTCAGCAGGCGGGATTATACGGCGGCCCGCTCCTGACCCTGTACAAAGCGATTGATGTCATCAAGCGGGCCCGAAAGCTCGAGGTCGAACTGAAACGGCCGGTTGTTCCGGTTTTCTGGATCGCCTGCGATGATCATGATTTCGAAGAAATCAACCATACCCATGGTCTTAACAAAGACGGCGAACCGGTCCGCTTAAGTTATGCCCCCGAGGGAAAATTCGGCGTTCCGGTTGCGGATGTTTGTATCAAGAATGAGGAAAAATACGAGGAGCTCAAACGGGAAACGGAAAATGTTTTCGGCGGCACCGATTTTTCGGAAGAGCTACTGCAGCGCCTGATGACCTGTTATGCTTTTGATGAGGGCCTGGTCAGGGCCTTTGCGAGGCATATTGCCGACATCCTGCCCGATCTCGGTTTGGTTTTCTTCTGTCCGCACAATGAAATCGTTAAAATGCACTCCAGGGATTTTTTCAAGCAACTGGTCGAGCGGCAATTTCAGATCAGGGAACATCTTGAAGAAACGGAACGCAGCTTAATGGCGGACGATTATCATATCCAGGCGGAAAAGAAAAAGACGGCCGTGCATCTTTTCTATCATTTCCCCGAGCGCATGCCGATTCACTATCTCGATGATTCTTTTGTCGTCGGGGAAAAACGTCTGGGACTGACCGCCTTACTCGATTTGATCGACAAATATCCGGGCCGTTTCTCACCGGATGTTCTGACCCGTCCGATCTGGCAGTCGTTCCTTTTCCCGGTCGTGGCCCATACCGGTGGACCTGCCGAAATTGCGTATTTCTGTCAAATCGGGAAACTGTTCAAGCTGGTCGGATTATCGCAGCCGTACTACTATTCCCGTGTCGGTGCGACCCTTGTCGAAAAAAGGTATGAAGACTTTCTCGGCAAGTACAATATAAATTTATCTGACCTGGCAGGTGATGTCGAGCAGTTGATCAACCGTATTCTGGCCGGATCGTTTCCCGAAAAACTCGAAAGGGATATTGAAGCCGGCCGACTTAAAATGGAAAAAGAATATACCGGTCTTACGGATGTGATCGTGGATTTTGATCAGAGCCTGAGCCCGATGGCGGAGCAGACGTGGGGGAAAATCGATTTTGCCCTGAAAAATCTCGAGAAAAAGATATTTTCGCAGCACAAAAAGAAGATGGACAACACCCGGGCGCAGATTTACCGGCTCGCCAACGCTCTTTATCCCGACCGAACCCTGCAGGAAAGAATGCTTAATATCAATTATTATATTTCCAAATATGGTTTTGGAATCGTAGATTATATCATTGAAAAGCTGGATGTTGAAACCAGTGATAACCAGATGATTTACCTTTCACAGTATAAAGCATGA
- a CDS encoding undecaprenyl-phosphate alpha-N-acetylglucosaminyl 1-phosphate transferase: MLIKGCLTVFFSSTLAGILFTLAIIRLCHKYSIYDHPGGRHKRHKKPTPILGGSVILLSFWLGILAYLIFNDGAFGEIRESIPHILAGSLIIFGVGLWDDFRPLSAWIKLAAQAAAGLILYYGGLSVNLLSLPILGEISVNGLSVLITVFWVIALSNAVNLIDGLDGLAAGVSIIALITMTIIGVLFKIDAVVVISLALLGSLLAFWIFNRYPAKIFMGDSGSLLIGYIFAVISLVVPIKSYTTAALFMPLLVLGVPLTETITSFLRRLAAGRNVMKADRRHIFHILAVAGLSYRQIVNLFYLSGLFFGFSSIIMLLFGRGVVLTFLLLFIVVIFIIYFILIARMKKENTAR, encoded by the coding sequence ATCTTGATTAAAGGTTGTTTGACAGTCTTTTTTTCCTCGACTCTGGCCGGAATTCTTTTTACCCTGGCGATAATAAGATTATGTCATAAATATTCCATCTATGATCATCCCGGCGGGCGCCATAAACGGCACAAGAAACCGACCCCGATTCTCGGCGGAAGCGTCATATTGCTGTCTTTCTGGCTGGGAATTCTGGCTTATCTGATTTTCAATGATGGCGCCTTTGGCGAAATCAGGGAATCGATTCCCCATATACTTGCAGGTTCTTTGATAATTTTCGGTGTCGGTCTTTGGGATGATTTCAGGCCGCTCTCGGCCTGGATAAAACTGGCGGCACAGGCGGCCGCCGGCCTTATTTTATACTATGGCGGATTGTCGGTCAACCTTCTGTCGCTTCCCATCCTGGGCGAGATTTCGGTTAATGGTTTGTCGGTCCTGATTACCGTTTTCTGGGTCATCGCTTTGTCGAATGCGGTCAATTTAATCGATGGACTCGACGGTCTGGCGGCCGGAGTCTCGATTATTGCCTTGATAACCATGACCATAATCGGTGTTTTATTTAAAATTGACGCCGTCGTGGTTATTTCACTGGCCCTGCTGGGTTCATTGCTGGCTTTTTGGATTTTTAATCGTTACCCGGCCAAAATATTTATGGGTGACAGCGGCTCGTTGTTGATTGGCTATATCTTTGCCGTAATTTCTCTTGTGGTTCCGATTAAGTCATATACAACTGCGGCTCTCTTTATGCCGCTTCTGGTTCTGGGGGTGCCGTTGACCGAGACGATTACTTCGTTTTTGCGCCGTCTGGCGGCGGGCAGGAATGTAATGAAAGCCGACCGCCGGCACATTTTTCATATTCTGGCCGTGGCCGGCCTCTCATACCGCCAGATTGTCAACCTTTTTTATCTTTCGGGGCTTTTTTTCGGCTTTTCTTCGATCATTATGCTTCTTTTCGGCCGGGGCGTGGTTTTGACTTTTTTACTCCTTTTTATAGTTGTTATTTTTATAATATATTTTATCTTAATTGCTCGTATGAAAAAGGAAAATACGGCCAGATAG
- a CDS encoding dolichyl-phosphate beta-D-mannosyltransferase — protein sequence MNEDKKALIIFPTYNEKENIELIVGKVLEKDPRVNVLIVDDNSPDGTGDIADRLSSRNGRINVLHRTNKEGLGRAYIAGFKWAIEHRFDYIFEMDADFSHDPRYIVDFLKTIEDHDLVLGSRYISGVNVINWPMKRLLLSYYANVYTRIVTGLPVRDATGGFKCFRREVLEALDLDAIRSNGYIFQIEVSLRVWKKGFRIKEIPIIFTDRERGTSKMSKDIVREAIWKVWYLRLMTMFGKIK from the coding sequence ATGAACGAAGATAAAAAGGCGCTGATAATTTTTCCTACCTACAACGAAAAGGAAAATATCGAGCTGATAGTCGGGAAGGTCCTTGAAAAGGACCCCCGGGTTAATGTTTTAATCGTCGATGATAATTCACCCGACGGAACCGGGGATATTGCGGATCGTTTGTCCTCTCGAAACGGCCGGATCAATGTCCTGCATCGGACCAACAAGGAGGGTCTTGGCCGCGCCTATATCGCGGGCTTCAAGTGGGCGATTGAACATCGTTTTGATTATATATTTGAAATGGATGCCGATTTCTCGCATGATCCCAGGTATATCGTGGACTTTCTGAAAACTATTGAGGACCATGATCTTGTCTTGGGTTCGCGGTATATCTCCGGAGTAAATGTCATCAACTGGCCGATGAAGCGGCTGCTGCTTTCATATTATGCCAATGTCTATACGAGGATAGTGACCGGGTTGCCGGTCCGCGACGCCACCGGCGGATTCAAATGTTTCCGGCGCGAGGTGCTGGAGGCGCTCGACCTCGATGCAATACGATCAAACGGCTATATCTTCCAGATAGAAGTATCCCTGCGGGTCTGGAAAAAAGGCTTTCGCATAAAGGAAATTCCAATAATCTTTACCGATCGTGAACGGGGAACTTCCAAAATGTCCAAGGATATTGTCCGCGAAGCCATCTGGAAGGTGTGGTATCTGAGATTAATGACAATGTTCGGCAAAATTAAATAG
- a CDS encoding AcrB/AcrD/AcrF family protein, whose protein sequence is MKLAQVSIRRPVFTVMMIMALIVLGYSSFNQMNIDLMPDIDFPFVIVQTIYPGAGAEAVETEVSKKIEDAVNPIEGVKHITTQSQEGYSLLLIEFVLEKDGKEAAQEVREKISAIRGDLPNDIEEPVISRYDPQSRPIMSLNVYGNRPLKDITTFAKDNIKKRLESIPGVGAVTLVGGYEREINIFLDIDKMESYQISIGKVKMALRAANLEIPGGRVDEDNVEYVVRTMGKLTSVSQFENIPIDNPRGQPIYLKDIAIVKDDIIEQRSLARVDGKESVTLDISRQSGSNTVEVARIIKEQVDKIKSELPPGLNIDIVVDDSIYIEDSIHEILTNIIFGGLLAIFVIFLFLADIRSTIISAVAIPTSIIATFTFMKLLGFTLNMMSLMSLSLAVGLLIDDAIVVIENIFRHLDEGESPMRAAYNGTKEIGLAVMATTFSIVVVFLPVAFMSGIVGRFFYQFGMTIAFAVVVSLFVAFSLTPMLSSRFLKKEGAGGEAPKFFVAKFIWKIYQAILNIISPWNKFFNLVNGWYRHLLGWAMGHRFLVLFIAAASFIFSLWLGQFLGQEFIPVSDQNQILVTVKTPPGTDLEKTSERFAEIEELIRQFDGIKLIFTTIGSGQNPVNEGNIFVKLVDAQLRPLSAQAMIDSVRKVISVVPGIEYAVSAEEGHSGGGKSVEISIRGSDRNIINDLAHQVQRIFEKTPGTVDIGNSMEEGKPELRLNIDRGKANDLALNVYGIASTIRSYVDGEVVTRYKEGDEEYDVRIRLKETDRKSGEDVGRLLIASNKEIDGIRTFLVPVSHVAQLEKTNAIGKYNRYDRLSDVRVSSNVELGAFTGTVVNQIYAEAQGIDIPPGYEVKMSGEGEIMAESFSNIFTALALAVIFIYLLLASQFESFFDPFSIMFSLPMSLVGAVIGLLIFKDSMSIMSMIGIIMLMGLVTKNAILLVDFIKQNRYKGKTRLEAILIAGPVRLRPILMTTFAMVFGMLPLALGIGPGAEMRAPMARAVIGGLTSSTLLTLVVVPIVYTVIDDIVAWFMGHETIRPISEEEKFDA, encoded by the coding sequence TTGAAATTAGCCCAAGTTTCCATACGAAGACCGGTCTTTACGGTCATGATGATTATGGCCCTGATTGTTCTGGGCTACTCGTCATTCAATCAGATGAACATAGATCTGATGCCGGATATTGACTTCCCGTTCGTTATTGTCCAGACAATTTATCCGGGTGCCGGCGCCGAAGCGGTTGAAACTGAAGTAAGCAAGAAAATCGAGGACGCAGTCAATCCTATTGAAGGCGTCAAGCACATTACGACGCAATCGCAGGAAGGATATTCCCTGCTTCTCATCGAATTCGTCCTTGAGAAGGACGGGAAAGAAGCGGCGCAGGAGGTTCGTGAAAAAATCTCCGCCATACGCGGCGACCTTCCCAATGATATAGAAGAGCCGGTGATCTCGCGGTATGATCCGCAAAGCCGGCCGATTATGTCTCTCAATGTCTATGGAAATCGCCCTTTGAAAGATATAACCACTTTTGCCAAGGACAATATCAAGAAACGACTGGAGTCGATTCCCGGTGTTGGGGCCGTCACTCTTGTCGGCGGTTATGAACGGGAAATAAACATATTTCTCGACATCGACAAGATGGAGTCTTATCAGATTTCCATCGGTAAGGTAAAGATGGCTCTTCGGGCCGCCAATCTTGAAATCCCGGGCGGTCGTGTTGATGAAGACAATGTTGAATATGTTGTCCGCACGATGGGCAAGCTGACCTCTGTTTCCCAGTTCGAGAATATTCCCATAGATAATCCCAGGGGACAACCCATCTATCTTAAGGATATTGCCATTGTCAAAGATGACATTATTGAACAGCGCTCATTGGCGCGGGTCGACGGTAAAGAATCGGTGACACTCGATATCTCGCGACAGTCGGGATCCAATACGGTCGAAGTTGCCCGAATTATCAAGGAGCAGGTCGATAAGATAAAGTCCGAACTGCCGCCCGGCCTGAATATAGATATTGTGGTTGACGACTCGATATATATTGAAGATTCGATCCATGAAATTCTGACCAATATTATCTTTGGCGGACTGCTGGCCATATTTGTCATATTCCTTTTCCTCGCCGATATACGTTCGACGATTATTTCGGCAGTGGCCATTCCGACATCGATCATCGCCACCTTTACCTTCATGAAATTGCTCGGCTTCACTCTAAATATGATGTCGTTGATGTCGCTTTCGCTGGCGGTGGGTCTGCTTATTGATGATGCCATTGTCGTCATCGAAAATATCTTCCGTCACCTGGATGAAGGTGAATCGCCGATGCGGGCGGCCTATAACGGCACGAAGGAAATCGGGCTGGCCGTCATGGCGACCACCTTTTCAATTGTGGTTGTTTTTCTCCCGGTGGCTTTCATGAGCGGTATTGTTGGAAGATTCTTTTATCAATTTGGTATGACCATCGCTTTCGCCGTTGTCGTCTCGCTGTTTGTGGCGTTTTCGCTGACGCCGATGCTTTCATCGCGCTTCCTGAAAAAAGAGGGCGCCGGCGGCGAGGCCCCCAAATTTTTTGTGGCAAAATTCATCTGGAAAATATATCAGGCGATTCTGAACATTATCTCGCCCTGGAACAAGTTTTTCAATCTTGTCAACGGCTGGTATCGTCATCTTCTCGGATGGGCCATGGGCCATCGTTTCCTGGTTCTCTTTATCGCTGCCGCGTCATTCATTTTCTCGCTCTGGCTGGGACAATTTTTGGGGCAGGAATTTATTCCGGTATCCGATCAGAATCAGATTTTAGTCACTGTCAAAACACCTCCGGGAACGGATCTGGAAAAGACCTCGGAACGTTTCGCCGAGATTGAAGAATTGATTCGTCAATTTGACGGTATCAAGCTGATATTTACCACGATTGGCTCCGGACAAAACCCCGTCAATGAGGGGAACATTTTTGTAAAACTTGTGGATGCGCAGCTTCGACCGCTTTCCGCTCAGGCCATGATCGACAGCGTCAGAAAGGTGATTTCAGTTGTTCCCGGTATTGAATACGCCGTCAGCGCCGAAGAAGGCCATAGTGGCGGTGGTAAATCAGTTGAGATATCCATTCGCGGATCGGACCGAAATATTATTAATGATCTTGCGCATCAAGTACAAAGAATATTCGAAAAAACACCCGGAACCGTCGATATCGGCAACAGTATGGAAGAAGGCAAACCGGAATTAAGGCTGAATATCGATCGCGGTAAGGCCAATGATCTGGCGTTGAATGTATATGGGATTGCCTCCACTATCAGGAGCTATGTTGACGGCGAGGTGGTCACCAGGTACAAGGAGGGTGATGAGGAGTATGACGTCAGGATCAGACTAAAAGAAACCGACAGAAAGAGCGGCGAGGATGTCGGCCGACTTCTGATCGCCAGTAATAAGGAAATCGATGGAATAAGGACCTTCCTTGTTCCGGTATCGCATGTGGCGCAACTTGAGAAAACCAATGCCATCGGCAAATACAACCGCTATGATCGCCTGAGCGATGTGCGGGTAAGCAGTAATGTCGAACTTGGTGCCTTTACGGGGACGGTTGTGAACCAAATTTATGCCGAAGCCCAGGGGATTGATATACCGCCGGGATATGAAGTCAAGATGTCCGGAGAGGGTGAAATCATGGCGGAATCATTCAGCAATATCTTTACCGCTCTGGCCCTGGCCGTCATTTTCATATATCTTCTTCTGGCTTCACAGTTCGAGTCGTTTTTTGATCCTTTCTCCATCATGTTTTCTCTTCCGATGTCGCTGGTGGGGGCGGTCATCGGGCTGCTGATCTTCAAGGACTCCATGTCGATTATGTCAATGATCGGTATAATCATGCTAATGGGGCTCGTAACCAAGAACGCTATTTTGCTGGTTGACTTTATCAAACAGAACCGCTATAAAGGTAAAACCAGGCTCGAGGCCATTCTGATTGCCGGACCGGTTCGACTGCGGCCGATTCTTATGACAACTTTTGCCATGGTTTTTGGTATGCTGCCTCTTGCACTGGGTATTGGCCCGGGAGCCGAGATGCGTGCCCCGATGGCGCGTGCGGTTATCGGCGGTCTGACAAGTTCGACATTACTGACGCTGGTAGTGGTGCCGATTGTTTACACTGTTATTGATGATATCGTGGCGTGGTTCATGGGACATGAGACCATACGCCCGATTTCGGAAGAAGAAAAATTCGATGCATGA
- the bshA gene encoding N-acetyl-alpha-D-glucosaminyl L-malate synthase BshA: protein MKIGITCYPVAGGSGIVATELGQQLAHRGHQVHFISYAIPFRLDRYQENLFFHGVETTAYPLFKHPPYALTLAAKMADVSCNYQLEILHVHYAIPHATSAFLARQLTSSCPAPKIITTLHGTDITLVGSDPSFFDITRFSINASDGVTAVSQYLADETQEIFKLDKPIKVIHNFFDGNRFMPDGNQSCCKRRSFAADDEFIIAHISNFRPVKRTIDVIEIFEKISAKLPAKLLLIGEGPETILARRQVNKKGLSDRVTFMGNQSQVEAILPLCDLFLLPSEEESFGLAALEALACGVPVIGTLETGLVEVVEPNVNGYLLPIGHTTEMAEAGINLLMDKNLLNIFKENAHTLVKEKFNQDKIVSQYEDYYREILHG from the coding sequence ATGAAAATTGGAATTACATGTTATCCAGTTGCCGGCGGCTCCGGTATCGTGGCCACCGAACTGGGGCAGCAGCTTGCCCACCGGGGTCACCAGGTGCATTTTATCAGCTATGCCATACCCTTCAGGCTGGACCGGTACCAGGAAAACCTCTTTTTTCACGGTGTCGAAACCACCGCCTACCCGCTGTTCAAGCATCCGCCGTACGCCCTGACCCTGGCGGCGAAGATGGCTGATGTATCGTGCAATTACCAGCTTGAAATATTGCATGTGCATTATGCCATCCCGCATGCCACCTCGGCCTTCCTGGCCCGGCAACTGACCAGCAGCTGCCCCGCTCCGAAAATCATTACCACCCTGCACGGGACAGATATTACGCTGGTCGGGTCCGACCCGTCGTTTTTCGATATTACGCGCTTTTCGATAAATGCTTCCGACGGCGTAACCGCGGTATCGCAGTATCTTGCGGATGAAACGCAGGAAATATTCAAGCTCGACAAGCCGATTAAGGTCATACATAATTTCTTCGACGGTAACCGTTTCATGCCCGACGGCAACCAAAGCTGCTGCAAGCGCCGTAGTTTCGCCGCCGATGATGAGTTCATCATCGCGCATATTTCCAATTTCCGGCCGGTCAAGCGGACCATTGATGTTATCGAGATATTCGAGAAGATATCCGCAAAGCTGCCGGCAAAGCTGCTGTTGATCGGCGAAGGCCCGGAGACGATTCTGGCGCGGCGTCAGGTCAATAAGAAGGGTTTAAGCGATCGTGTTACTTTCATGGGCAACCAGAGCCAGGTCGAAGCCATTCTGCCATTATGCGATCTGTTCCTGTTGCCGTCCGAAGAGGAATCGTTCGGGTTGGCGGCGCTCGAGGCGCTGGCCTGCGGTGTGCCGGTTATCGGAACCCTGGAAACCGGGCTGGTTGAAGTGGTCGAGCCGAATGTCAACGGTTATCTGTTGCCGATCGGACATACGACCGAAATGGCCGAAGCCGGAATAAATTTACTGATGGATAAAAATCTGCTCAATATATTCAAGGAAAATGCCCACACGCTGGTTAAAGAGAAGTTCAATCAGGATAAAATCGTGAGCCAGTACGAAGATTATTATCGAGAGATACTGCATGGATAA
- a CDS encoding acyl-CoA desaturase, with protein sequence MAAILIFFFAHWFLSLFFHSFFLHRYGSHQMFTMSRRWEKFFLVMTFITQGSTFLDPRAYALMHRMHHAYSDTERDPHSPGNFKNVLSMMLSTAGTYRGIISGKITVPEEFQGNIPQWEAFGKIAHLRVVGLIFVGLYIAFYVHFAPSPWFYLLLPIHVLMGPIQGAIVNWCGHKYGYTRYKNLGDNSRNTFPIDIFLLGELYQNNHHKRPLSPNLAHRWYEFDPSYPVIWLMNRLGIIHFRPDLARVT encoded by the coding sequence TTGGCCGCGATTTTAATATTCTTCTTTGCGCACTGGTTTCTGTCGCTCTTTTTCCATTCGTTTTTTTTGCATCGATATGGTTCGCACCAGATGTTTACCATGTCGCGCAGATGGGAGAAGTTTTTTCTGGTTATGACCTTTATCACCCAGGGATCGACTTTTCTTGATCCTCGGGCCTATGCGCTGATGCATCGCATGCACCACGCCTATTCCGACACCGAGCGCGACCCGCATTCACCGGGGAATTTCAAGAATGTCTTAAGCATGATGCTGAGCACGGCTGGAACATACCGCGGGATAATATCCGGTAAAATAACTGTCCCCGAGGAATTCCAGGGAAATATTCCGCAATGGGAGGCATTCGGCAAAATCGCGCACTTGCGGGTGGTCGGGCTGATTTTTGTCGGTCTGTATATCGCTTTTTATGTCCATTTCGCCCCCAGCCCCTGGTTTTATCTGCTGCTGCCGATTCATGTCCTGATGGGGCCGATTCAGGGCGCCATTGTCAACTGGTGCGGGCATAAATACGGCTATACCCGATATAAGAATCTGGGCGATAATTCGCGCAATACTTTTCCGATCGATATTTTCCTGCTCGGCGAGTTGTATCAAAACAACCACCACAAAAGGCCGCTAAGTCCCAATCTGGCGCACCGCTGGTATGAATTCGATCCCAGTTATCCGGTTATCTGGCTGATGAACCGTCTCGGCATAATCCATTTCCGGCCCGATCTCGCGCGGGTGACCTGA